In Thermus islandicus DSM 21543, a genomic segment contains:
- the leuS gene encoding leucine--tRNA ligase, which produces MEKYNPHAIEPKWQRFWEEKGFMKARDFPQGKGKQYVLVMFPYPSGDLHMGHLKNYTMGDVLARFRRVQGYEVLHPMGWDAFGLPAENAALKFGVHPRDWTYENIRQAKESLRLMGILYDWDREVTTCEPEYYRFNQWIFLKMWEKGLAYRAKGLVNWCPKCQTVLANEQVVEGRCWRHEDTPVEKRELEQWYLRITAYAERLLKDLEGLRWPEKVKAMQRAWIGRSEGAEIRFPVEGKEVQIPVFTTRPDTLFGATFLVLAPEHPLTLELAAPERREEVLAYVEAAKRKTEMERQAEGREKTGVFLGAYALNPATLERIPIWTADYVLYGYGTGAIMAVPAHDQRDYEFAVRHGLPIRKVIEHPGEPLPEPLERAYEEPGVMVNSGPFDGTESEEGKRKVIAWLEEKGLGRGRVTYRLRDWLISRQRYWGTPIPMVHCPACGVVPVPEEELPVLLPDLKDVEDIRPKGKSPLEAHPEFYETTCPKCGGPARRDTDTMDTFFDSSWYYLRYTDSHNDRLPFDPKKANAWMPVDQYIGGVEHAVLHLLYSRFFTKFLHDLGLVAVEEPFQGLFTQGMVLAWTDFGPVEVEGERVRLPESTRIRLEIPERELSLEDVRKMGAEVRAHEDGTLHLWKPAVMSKSKGNGVMVGPFVREQGADIARITILFAAPPENEMVWTEEGVQGAWRFLNRIYRRVAEDREALLQTSGVFEAEALEGEDRELYGKLHETLKKVTEDLEALRFNTAIAALMEFLNALYEYRKARPVTPVYRTALRYYLQMLFPFAPHLAEELWHWFWPDSLFQAGWPELDEKALEKDLVEVAVQVNGRVRGTVRIPKDAPLEMARAEALKVRNVKAHLEGKEVVKEIYVPGKILNLVVRG; this is translated from the coding sequence ATGGAGAAGTACAACCCCCACGCCATAGAGCCCAAGTGGCAACGCTTCTGGGAGGAGAAGGGGTTCATGAAGGCCAGGGACTTCCCTCAGGGGAAGGGGAAGCAGTACGTCCTCGTTATGTTCCCCTACCCCTCGGGGGACCTGCACATGGGCCACCTGAAGAACTACACCATGGGGGACGTCCTGGCCCGCTTCCGCCGGGTGCAGGGGTACGAGGTCCTCCACCCCATGGGCTGGGACGCCTTCGGCCTGCCGGCGGAGAACGCCGCCCTCAAGTTCGGGGTCCACCCCCGGGACTGGACCTACGAGAACATCCGTCAGGCCAAGGAGAGCCTCCGGCTCATGGGCATCCTCTACGACTGGGACCGGGAGGTTACCACCTGCGAGCCCGAGTATTACCGCTTCAACCAGTGGATCTTCCTCAAGATGTGGGAGAAGGGCCTGGCCTACCGGGCCAAGGGGCTCGTCAACTGGTGCCCCAAGTGCCAGACCGTCCTTGCCAACGAGCAGGTGGTGGAGGGCCGGTGCTGGCGCCACGAGGACACCCCGGTGGAGAAGCGGGAGCTGGAGCAGTGGTACCTGCGCATCACCGCCTACGCCGAGAGGCTCCTTAAGGACCTCGAGGGCCTCCGCTGGCCCGAGAAGGTGAAGGCCATGCAAAGGGCCTGGATCGGCCGCTCGGAGGGGGCGGAGATCCGCTTCCCCGTGGAGGGGAAGGAGGTGCAGATCCCCGTCTTCACCACCCGCCCCGACACCCTCTTCGGGGCCACCTTCCTGGTCCTCGCCCCCGAGCACCCCCTCACCCTGGAGCTCGCCGCCCCCGAGAGGCGGGAGGAGGTCCTGGCCTACGTGGAGGCCGCCAAGCGCAAGACGGAGATGGAGCGGCAGGCGGAGGGAAGGGAGAAGACCGGGGTCTTCCTCGGCGCCTATGCCCTTAACCCGGCCACCCTGGAGAGGATCCCCATCTGGACCGCCGACTACGTGCTCTATGGCTACGGGACCGGGGCCATCATGGCCGTGCCCGCCCACGACCAGCGGGATTACGAGTTCGCCGTGCGGCACGGCCTCCCCATACGGAAGGTGATTGAGCACCCCGGCGAGCCCCTCCCCGAGCCCCTGGAGAGGGCCTACGAGGAGCCCGGGGTCATGGTGAACTCCGGGCCCTTTGACGGCACGGAGAGCGAGGAGGGCAAGCGGAAGGTCATCGCCTGGCTGGAGGAGAAGGGCTTAGGGAGGGGCCGGGTCACCTACCGCCTCCGGGACTGGCTCATCAGCCGCCAGCGCTACTGGGGCACCCCCATCCCCATGGTCCACTGCCCCGCTTGCGGGGTGGTGCCCGTCCCCGAGGAGGAGCTGCCCGTGCTCCTTCCCGACCTCAAGGACGTGGAGGACATCCGCCCCAAGGGGAAAAGCCCCCTGGAGGCCCACCCCGAGTTCTACGAGACCACCTGCCCCAAGTGCGGTGGCCCCGCCCGGCGGGACACCGACACCATGGACACCTTCTTTGACTCTAGCTGGTACTACCTCCGCTACACCGATTCCCATAACGACCGCCTTCCCTTTGACCCCAAGAAGGCCAACGCCTGGATGCCCGTGGACCAGTACATCGGCGGGGTGGAGCATGCCGTCCTCCACCTCCTCTACAGCCGCTTCTTCACCAAGTTCCTCCACGACCTGGGCCTGGTGGCGGTGGAGGAGCCCTTCCAGGGCCTCTTTACCCAGGGGATGGTCCTGGCCTGGACCGACTTCGGCCCCGTGGAGGTGGAGGGGGAGAGGGTGCGGCTTCCCGAGTCCACGAGGATCCGGCTGGAGATCCCCGAGAGGGAGCTCTCCCTGGAGGACGTGAGGAAGATGGGCGCGGAGGTCAGGGCCCACGAGGACGGCACCCTGCACCTCTGGAAGCCCGCCGTGATGAGCAAGTCCAAGGGCAACGGGGTCATGGTGGGGCCCTTCGTGAGGGAGCAGGGGGCGGACATCGCCCGCATCACCATCCTCTTCGCCGCCCCTCCTGAGAACGAGATGGTCTGGACCGAGGAGGGGGTCCAGGGGGCGTGGCGCTTCCTGAACCGCATTTACAGGCGGGTGGCCGAGGACCGGGAGGCCCTCTTGCAGACGAGCGGGGTCTTTGAGGCGGAGGCCCTGGAAGGGGAGGACCGGGAGCTTTACGGGAAGCTCCACGAAACCCTGAAGAAGGTGACGGAGGACCTCGAGGCCCTCCGCTTCAACACCGCCATCGCCGCCCTCATGGAGTTCCTGAACGCCCTCTACGAGTACCGGAAGGCGCGCCCCGTAACCCCCGTCTACCGCACCGCCCTCCGCTACTACCTGCAGATGCTCTTCCCCTTCGCCCCCCACCTGGCCGAGGAGCTTTGGCACTGGTTCTGGCCCGACAGCCTCTTCCAGGCGGGCTGGCCCGAGCTGGACGAGAAGGCTCTGGAGAAGGACCTGGTGGAGGTGGCGGTCCAGGTGAACGGGAGGGTGCGGGGGACGGTCCGGATCCCCAAGGACGCCCCCCTGGAGATGGCGAGGGCCGAGGCCCTTAAGGTGCGGAACGTAAAGGCCCACCTCGAGGGCAAGGAGGTGGTGAAGGAAATCTACGTGCCCGGGAAGATCCTCAACCTGGTAGTGCGGGGGTAG
- a CDS encoding YhjD/YihY/BrkB family envelope integrity protein: MLRRFYRRYQEAHVPFFAAALAYYALLSLMPLLFLLVGLFGFLLSGNPLLRAQVFQALTELTLALFPARPEMAQSLLDFLTRGAFPLTLGSGLLLLWSGSSFFAALTYALGLIFGRPAGVRGRLLALLTPFLLGLGLILLALLGLALGFLARFLPQGLLGPLEELVPLMAAFFLFLLTYALLRGVRALEELLPLAAGAGVATLLFEGVRLGLPRLLPRSQYELLYGPLAGFVLALLGLYLVLLALLLGAVVAQSLEE, encoded by the coding sequence TTGCTTAGGCGGTTCTACCGGCGCTACCAGGAGGCCCACGTCCCCTTCTTCGCCGCCGCCCTGGCCTATTACGCCCTCCTCTCCCTCATGCCCCTCCTCTTCCTCCTGGTGGGCCTCTTCGGCTTCCTCCTCTCCGGGAATCCCCTCCTCAGGGCCCAGGTCTTCCAGGCCCTTACGGAGCTCACCCTGGCCCTCTTTCCCGCCCGCCCGGAGATGGCCCAAAGCCTTCTGGACTTCCTCACCCGGGGCGCCTTCCCCCTCACCCTGGGGAGCGGCCTCCTCCTCCTCTGGTCGGGGAGCAGCTTTTTCGCCGCCCTGACCTACGCCCTGGGCCTGATCTTCGGCCGCCCCGCCGGGGTGAGAGGCCGCCTCCTCGCCCTCCTTACCCCTTTCCTCCTGGGCCTCGGCCTCATCCTCCTCGCCCTCCTCGGCCTCGCCCTGGGGTTTCTCGCCCGCTTCCTGCCCCAGGGCCTTCTAGGCCCCCTGGAGGAGCTCGTGCCCCTCATGGCGGCCTTCTTCCTCTTCCTCCTCACCTATGCCCTCCTCCGGGGCGTGCGGGCCCTGGAAGAGCTCCTTCCCCTTGCCGCCGGGGCGGGGGTGGCCACCCTCCTTTTTGAGGGGGTTCGGCTGGGCCTTCCCCGCCTCCTCCCCCGCTCCCAGTACGAGCTCCTCTACGGCCCTCTGGCGGGGTTCGTCCTGGCCCTTTTGGGCCTCTACCTGGTCCTTTTGGCCCTGCTCCTGGGGGCGGTGGTGGCCCAGAGCCTGGAGGAGTAG